AAATATTAGGTAAACAAACACCATGGCAATCTGGAGAGATGcaaataaagaaaggaaaaacccaaaccctttgTCACAActccagcagaaggcagcagcagcagcctgatgtGTCCCAGGGGGCCAAGACCAGGCTCCTGAGTGGCTccaagccagctccagcccctaaATTCCACACCAAAGGCAAAAGCTCCATTTAAGAGGTCCCATCCTTTGGGAAAGAGACACAAAAACCATTTCCCTTCATCACCATCTCTGGTCCTTCCTTGGGTCTCCATCCCAGACCCTGACCCAGAacctggaggagcagctgtcaTGCTGGAGGAGAACATTCCCATTCCAACACCAGCTTGTTGCAGTTTGGGCTATTTTTAGGTTGTTCTCATGTCAGGGGCTtgggcagagccagctgtgttcCTGGAGGGTCAGCCCCAAggtcaaggctgctctcagggtCCCGAGTGGAACAGAAAGGGTGCAGGGGCCAGACAAGGAGTGGGGCTGGCCCCATCACTTCTGGATGGGAGAGTGCAAGGAGCTTTGGGGTCTGGCATAAACAGGACTGAAAGTAAGGAATGTCTAAGAGCTGTGAAGATGctcaggggactgcagcacctctgtgaagaggaaaggctgagacctgTGGGACACTGAGGCTGGTCCAGGTCCCAGAACTGGTTGGGTCCCCAGGGATGTTGgaatgctcctgctctgctcactgctctgcctccctaGGCGTAAACCCTGAAGACCTGAGCTTTGCCATGCTACCCCCCAACACCAATGTCCTACCAAGCTGCTCATGACGAGAGTTTTCCTGGGACAGGGATGGATTCCCAAAGCCCAGAACTCCCAGTTAATAATGTTAACAAGCCAGTTAACATGCCACACACACCACCTTATCCCTGCacccttttcttccccaggtTTGTCCCCTGGTCTCCACAGTGGGCCTCAAGCCAAAGCCCTGGAGATCTGGGCTCCAGCTCTGGCCACAGTCCAGCACTCAGCTGTTAGGATCCGGCATGGATCCTGGTAACAGCTAATGTGGGACTCTGTTTAGAGAGCTCAGCTCAAACCATCCTACCCAGAACCAGCCCCAGGAGGATCATCTCCACCTTGCTTAGccaggttctgcagcaggagaagcatgCAGAGCCTGGGGTGCCAGCAAGCCTGTGCTGCACACCTCAAACCCCACAGGAGTCAGAAAACAAAGCTAGATAAATAAAGGCACAACCCCCcccaagcccagcccagctccagccctgttcCAGTTCCTTTAGGAGCTGGGAAGTACACAGATGTGCACCttcagctcagtgctggctcatcAATGCAAAGATTTCCTTATTTTGAGCTGAAGCACCCAAAAGCAGCACCCTGCACACCTCACCGAAAAGGCTTTGTAGCCCCAGGGAGCACATCCACACCTCATCACCCTCCATCAGCCCCACTCATCTCCACACAGTGCACAGTGCAAGGCTCCGGGCTGTGGCTCCTCACACAtcacaacagccccaggctCAGCCCCAAGGCTTCATCATCCCAGCGCCTCGGGAAGGAGATTTACAGCAGAGAGTACCCACCCTAAAAACTGCACCAAGGGTTCCTCCCGTGTCTGTACCACAAGTGCACACCACAAGCAGAGTCCTCTCCTTCCCAGGGACTTCAGACCTTAAGAAAGGACTCACTGGCCGGGCAGAGTCACGGCtctggagagaggaggaaggaggaggaagagctaCAGCTTGGTGCACTCAAAAGGGTTAAGCAGCATCAGGTGTGGAGTGGGAGCAACCACCCCAAAGCTGCAGCTGATCTGTCCAAGCATGGCTGCAGCTGATGGGCTCTGAGTGCCTTGCaaaggggctctgctgcttcttggtgtggctgctccagtcctgctctctctgccccCACTCTTTTGCCCCTTGGGGATGTTTCTCTGGGCCAGCTctgattctgttctgtttttGCTGCGTGGCCTTTAGCTCTGTCTCCATGTAGGTGGTCAAAGGGCTTTTATTAACTGCCCTCACCTCTTTCACAACTCTATACTGGGGACAGAGATGTCCCAGCGGTGAATCTGGAACCcaatcagcactgccagggctggccCAGACTGTAGGAGGGTACTGGGGATAGAGGAggatgctggagtgggtgcacaGTCCACGCAGGAGACGTTGCAGGCAGGTTCTCCTCTTGTCCCCCAACGTCTGCCACGCTGGGGTCCAGCTGCTTCCTGAGCTCAGGCTGAGCCTCAACCAGAAAATCAAGAGGGAAAATTAAAGCAAAAGCCTCCAGCCCCAAAGCAGCTCCTGGTGGCATTTTGGGCTTCAATTCCTTGCTGCTGGCTTCACAGTTGTGGCCCAGGGCCTGGcctcagctctggctgctgctggtcaaGCCCGAAGGAAAAGTTATTTTGGGCTAAAAATAAGCTCCTGGCACATCCCCTGGGATGCTGCTACGGGGCAGTCCCTGCTGCTGACttcttgctgttgctgcttATTGCGTTGAACCCATGCCTAAAGAATTCTGAGATTAACCAGCCCAGGAAAGAGCTGAGCCAAAGGCTGGGATCACTCCCAACCAATCCACAGGGATGCACCCAGCTCCCAGACTGTCACTGCCAGCCCCATCTCTGCTTCCAGTTCCTGaggtgggctacaggagagctggggagggacttttcacaaggactTGGAGTGGTAGGATGAGcaacaatggctttgagctggaagagaggagattgagactggagattaggaagaaattcatgacagtgaggatggtgagacactggaacaggtcgcccagggatgcccctccctggaggtgttcaaggctaggctggatcaggccttgagcaacttgggttagtggaaggtgtctctgcacCCTCATCCCTGTTCTGTACCCAAAGGGCACCAAAGAACCATGATGGAACCTGATGGGGCAAAACCAGCCCCAAGCTCACCCGGACCTCTCTAACCCATCACATCCTTTCACTACCCTCACCCTCTCATGACCCACATCCTTCACCCCACTAGAAACCAGCACCAATAAACCCCAACCTGCAGATGGGTTTTGGGACCTACCACATCCCAGGGAATCCATTTGAAGCCTGCAGTTGCCTGGAGGAaggagggtgggcagcagcacctctcctgctaCCTGCAGCTCTCTTGGGCACCTTTCCCATCCCTGCACTGCAAAAAGAAATCCCAAGCCTTGagctcctccccttctcctgataacatccagcaggtctagagCTGCTCACCCCAAGCATCCCACAGGGAAGAGGCtgaggtgaggcaggacctTGTGGCATGGAGATAATATTTAATGGCCCCTTGGGCTGACGTGCTCTGGTCAAGCAAATGTCCTGgtgggctgaggctgggcaagTGGACACCACCCTCCAAAaacatcccccccaccccaacccTGCTGAAATAaagtgctgcaggggctggtgaGGCTTCATCCACCCCCATGTCCCCATCCCACAGTTTGTGTTGGGTGTCTCTAGAGAAGACACCAAGAGAAGGTCTTGTAAGGTCAAGGGCATCTACCAGGAAGCCATTGagaggcagccagaggaggACATCCCACCCTAGGTGAGTCCTTCTCCTGGAGCAGTGGGCCAGGACCTCCTTCTTGGCATCCACTTGAAAACGTCATCCCCGAACCCCTCCTGGGTGTGTGGTTTtggggtgggtgctgggggcaggaggagggggtgTGATGTCCCCAGGGGCACTGGGACATCAGACGCATGAGCCCCGCTCCGTCCCCactgcccaggagctgggtCGGGGCTCGCCCCGGCTCGGGGGctcgcagggctgcagcagctggtccGAGGACTCGCCAGTACTTTCCAGCTTGGCGTAACCCACCAGGCTGGCCTGGTCCAGGCGGGGCCAGCTCCGGTTCTTACGGTCCTTGATGggggccaccagcagcacccccggGCGGCCAAGGTCCAGGGACTTGGAGTGTCCTGGGGTGTGCAGCTGTGCCCCGAGGCTGAGCTCTGGCATCGCCAGCTccgtgctggggcagctgccaTCCATGTTGATGACTATGTGGCCACCACCACAGTCCCGGCCACGAGgcaccatgctgctgctgccgctgctgttGGAGAGCGGAGCCTGGAAGAGCTGCGGAACTTCAGGGAGGGGCTTGGTAggatcctcctctgctgctgccaaggcagCCTCTCGGACTGCCGCGTCCAGCAAGCAGTTGTTGAGCTTGATGACAGGCAAGGCCAAGGCGCCGACGGCCGAGGAGAGGAGGGACTCAGCTCCAGCACGGCAGGGGAGGCCAAGGTTGGCCTCGGTGGAGGCACCGGAgcggaggctgaggagggaggcagcaggggacgctgctgggtgctggaggagctcagcTGTGGCCTGCAGCCTGTTGGGGCCATAGCAGTCAGACCACTTGCTGCTAGGGCTGTGGCAGGGCGGGCAGGAGAGATCCACCTGGTAGCAGCCCTCCACGCACTCGGCATTGGCCTTGGGGACAGGCTGACCATCCTCACGCCGGCAGTGCCCGTCCTCGGGGACGGTCCCCTCGGGGAGACTCCCTGCCATGGAGTAGAGCCCCTTCTGCATCAGCCGGCGGGTCTCCATGTCCCTGTTCTCGTAGAGCATGGTGTTGGCGCAGATGAAGATGAAGAGCCCGATGCCCATGATGACAGGGCCGATCAGCTTCAGCTTCTCGCTGTGGGGCAGGTGGCTTCTTGCTGTGGCCACCTCCCTCCTCATGTCCCCTCCAGTGCTGCCATTCCCTGCGCTGGCTCCGCTAACCCCAGGTCCCCGGTGGGGCCAGTAGCCCACCACAGCGATGGTCAtgcccaccagcaccacagAGATGCCCACCATGACGAAGGCTCCTGAGGGTGAGCGCATGCGGAGCTGCCCCTTCACCTGGACCTCCGGCGGGGACTTGTGCCGCAGCCGACGTCTCCGGCGCCGCGGTGGGGCAGGGGGCACCGGCGGCTTGGTGCCCCCTGCCTCTGGCTCCTGTGTGGGCCCATTGGCTTTGGTGCTCTCAGCTGTCATCGTCTCTGTCTCGGCTGCTCGTCCTGCAGGGTgcggaggagaaagagaagggacaTCACCGGGAGGTCCACGTGCCCGGGATGTTGGGAGCATGGTGAGCACATGGACACTGGGAGCATGAGgatgctgggaacacagcaggGTGATAGGAATACCAGGAACATGGGGACCACAGGGATGCCAGGAGCAAAAGGATGCTGGGAGCATGAGGAGAACATGGGTGCTGGGATTACAGGGATGTTAGCAGTGTGGCAACCAGATGGATACCGGGAGCATGGGAATACTGGCAGTATGAGGAGCAGATGGATACTTAGAGCATTGGCAATTTGGGAACATTGGGAGCATGAAGACTACAGTAATACTGGGACAAAGGGATGCCAAGAGCACAAGAAGCAAGTAGACACTGTGCTACTGGGAACATGGGGGCACAGGGACACTGAGAGCACTGGGATGCCAAGAACATGGGGAGCACAAGGATGTCAGGAGCACAAGGGCACTGGAAGCATGGGGATGCCAGTTACATGGAGGACACAGGGATAGCAGGAACATGGGGATgccagagcacagaggcactgaATCCATGTGCTGCACTGCGTCAGGGAccagcagctttgctctcctccctcccagcccgctgcccttctctctccccGCTCAAGTGGTGGAAGGGCTGTGGATCTGCCTCTGCGCCGCCAAAACCTCCACACTCTCACCACTAACACCCCTGAGCAAGGcagcaaggaagaaagggacacaccTGCCCTACGGGCATGGAGACATCACTGGCATCGGGGGCCCAAACGACCTGCCCTGGGTCACCAATTCCACCGCACCTCCAAaagtggcagcagccagctcagcttgacagcagagagggaagggtttgttttgctctgctgggaaactgaggcatggctGCATGTGAAACCCCAAACCAAGGGTGTGACAAAGACCTGCGAGCGTTGCAGCTTCTCACTTTGCTCCCTTCACTTTCCAAACACGAcctaaaaccccaaaccatcctCCTCGAGCTTCCTaaccagcctgtgctggaggaagcaccaacccagcacccacccgGGATTAGGCATTTTTGCcagtctgctgctggctcctgcttcaGGGGGAAGCCAATCCCCTGGGTGCATCCACAAGGTCCTGCCCTCACACACCCCCCAAGGATCTCAGGGTCCCTGCAGAGTACATGAGATCTCCTTTTACCCAGCATCCTGTTTCCCAGAGGAGCAAGAAGGTGTCAAAGCAGCTGCCAGAACCAGCTGGTGACCAGCCCAGCAGGGAAATATCAGCTGAGCTGGCACTAGTCTGCAGGGGGTAAGTGGTGCCCTGCGACAGGGGGAAGCTAAAAcatgctctgagcacagcccaGACCAAACCCATCTTTGAAATAAAACCAATAACTTCCTGCTGGCAGGAATTGTGTCctcacagcctgcctgccctgtgcccagtgATGGCTGGCACCGtgggctgtggctgtgcagccaggTCAGGACGGCGTGTCCGTGCCCTCAGCTGcatctcctggcactgccagcgtGGGAACGCTGCCCAggctgttcccaaactggggatGTGCTGGCGCTGAGAGCAGGGAGTGCTGCAGGGTGGCCCCTAGCCAAGGGATGCTgtggaaggggctgcagggtccCTGCAGCTTGAATGGCCAAAGGAAGGCATTTGGCTAGCACAGTGGCATTGGTAggatgaggaaatggcctcaagttgcagcaggagaggtttaggttggacatgaggaacaatttctttcctccaggagtggtcaggcatcggaacaggctgcccagggagcaatgttcctggaggtcttcaaagaacatggcactttggggcacggtttagtgggcatggtggtgctgggttgatggttggatgggatgatcttagagggcttttccagctgaaactaTTCTATCATCTTATGATACTCAGCAATTAAAAGCCAGAAAGCAAACC
The sequence above is a segment of the Pogoniulus pusillus isolate bPogPus1 chromosome 37, bPogPus1.pri, whole genome shotgun sequence genome. Coding sequences within it:
- the TMEM200B gene encoding transmembrane protein 200B; this encodes MTAESTKANGPTQEPEAGGTKPPVPPAPPRRRRRRLRHKSPPEVQVKGQLRMRSPSGAFVMVGISVVLVGMTIAVVGYWPHRGPGVSGASAGNGSTGGDMRREVATARSHLPHSEKLKLIGPVIMGIGLFIFICANTMLYENRDMETRRLMQKGLYSMAGSLPEGTVPEDGHCRREDGQPVPKANAECVEGCYQVDLSCPPCHSPSSKWSDCYGPNRLQATAELLQHPAASPAASLLSLRSGASTEANLGLPCRAGAESLLSSAVGALALPVIKLNNCLLDAAVREAALAAAEEDPTKPLPEVPQLFQAPLSNSSGSSSMVPRGRDCGGGHIVINMDGSCPSTELAMPELSLGAQLHTPGHSKSLDLGRPGVLLVAPIKDRKNRSWPRLDQASLVGYAKLESTGESSDQLLQPCEPPSRGEPRPSSWAVGTERGSCV